The genomic stretch GGCTCCAGGGGAAAGTCACCGTCATGTCGTTTTCATCTGTGATATGACAGTTAATCAGCAAGACTTTGCCATCCGTTGTGGTCAGGTTTGTCAGGCGCTGTGCGCTCATGAGCAACTCATTTGCGCTTGAGACATCATTGGCCATGCCATCGGTGATGTTGATCACGATGGGAGGGAAGCATTTCGGGTTGCGATAAATCCATTCTTCCAGGGCTTGGCGCGCCATGCTCAGCGCACCGTTCATGGGCGTACTTTCTCCCGCCACAGGTGAGAGCCAGCTTGACACAGAGACGGTTTCATTGACCATAGTGCCGCGCACCTCGGTCTCAATGGTTTTCTTTTCCACATGGGCATGGGCTGCCACTTCAGAAATCGCCACCATGGCGCGCCCTTTAAGCGCACCTTCCCAGCAAAAGGCGGGGCGGGAATTTTTACCATACCCGATCACGCCCACTTCAAAATAGTCAGATACCC from Candidatus Terasakiella magnetica encodes the following:
- a CDS encoding vWA domain-containing protein; protein product: MDFSQKPNYSQEISSSTPGAILFLVDQSRSMNKPFGTNAAGQAVKRAEVVAEALNNTLAELVNRCTRDEGVSDYFEVGVIGYGKNSRPAFCWEGALKGRAMVAISEVAAHAHVEKKTIETEVRGTMVNETVSVSSWLSPVAGESTPMNGALSMARQALEEWIYRNPKCFPPIVINITDGMANDVSSANELLMSAQRLTNLTTTDGKVLLINCHITDENDMTVTFPWS